In a single window of the Leisingera daeponensis DSM 23529 genome:
- a CDS encoding ABC transporter permease subunit yields MRRFVLIAIPYAWLLALFLVPFAIVLKISLSDYAVSIPPYVPQFDWAEGISAFLAELDFENFIWLTEDDLYWKAYLSSLKIAAISTFLTLLAGYPIAYGMARAPEEWRPTLMMLVILPFWTSFLIRVYAWMGILSNEGFLNQFLMWLGVISEPLTILNTNSAVYIGIIYTYLPFMILPVYSALERLDGSLIEAAEDLGCSRLTAFWLVTVPLSKNGIVAGCFLVFIPVLGEFVIPSLLGGSDTLMIGKVLWEEFFSNRDWPVASAVAVVLLLLLIIPIVLFQRNQQKQQEAEQ; encoded by the coding sequence ATGCGCCGCTTTGTCCTGATCGCCATCCCCTATGCCTGGCTTCTGGCGCTGTTCCTGGTGCCCTTCGCCATCGTCCTGAAAATCTCGCTGTCGGATTACGCGGTTTCAATCCCGCCGTATGTTCCGCAATTCGACTGGGCTGAGGGTATCTCAGCCTTTCTGGCGGAGCTGGATTTTGAAAACTTCATCTGGCTGACCGAGGATGATCTTTACTGGAAGGCCTACCTGAGCTCCTTGAAGATCGCGGCCATTTCCACCTTTCTGACTCTTTTGGCGGGCTACCCGATTGCCTACGGCATGGCGCGGGCGCCAGAGGAATGGCGGCCGACGCTGATGATGCTGGTAATCCTGCCGTTCTGGACCTCCTTCCTGATCCGCGTTTATGCGTGGATGGGGATCCTGTCGAACGAAGGTTTCCTGAACCAGTTCCTGATGTGGCTGGGGGTAATCTCCGAGCCGCTGACCATCCTCAACACCAATTCTGCGGTCTATATCGGCATCATCTACACCTACCTGCCGTTCATGATCCTGCCGGTCTATTCGGCACTGGAGCGGCTGGACGGCTCGCTGATCGAAGCGGCGGAGGATCTCGGATGCTCGCGCCTGACGGCCTTTTGGCTGGTGACGGTGCCGCTGTCGAAAAACGGCATCGTGGCCGGCTGCTTCCTGGTCTTCATCCCCGTCCTGGGCGAATTCGTGATCCCGTCGCTGCTGGGCGGATCTGACACGCTGATGATCGGCAAGGTTCTGTGGGAGGAGTTCTTCTCCAACCGCGACTGGCCCGTGGCCTCCGCCGTGGCGGTGGTTCTGCTGCTGCTGCTCATCATCCCGATCGTGCTGTTCCAGCGTAACCAGCAGAAACAGCAGGAGGCCGAGCAATGA
- a CDS encoding ABC transporter permease, translating into MNRMTWFNAVSLTLGFAFLYIPMVILVIFSFNESKLVTVWAGFSTKWYGELLQNDAFLNAAWVTLKVAVFSSTMATVLGTIAAYVLVRGGRFMGRTLFSGMIYAPLVMPEVITGLSLLLLFIGIGLDRGVFTIVLAHTTFSMCYVSVVVSSRLVSFDRSLEEAALDLGCSPAEAFRLVTLPIIAPAVISGWLLAFTLSLDDLVIASFTAGPSATTLPIKIFSAVRLGVSPEINALSTIMISIVTVGVITASLVTKHQVARQRREEQAAVRA; encoded by the coding sequence ATGAACCGTATGACCTGGTTTAACGCCGTATCGCTGACCCTCGGATTTGCCTTCCTGTACATCCCGATGGTGATCCTGGTGATCTTCAGCTTCAACGAAAGCAAGCTGGTTACTGTTTGGGCAGGTTTCTCAACCAAATGGTACGGGGAGCTGCTGCAGAACGACGCCTTCCTGAACGCCGCTTGGGTGACGCTGAAAGTTGCCGTGTTCTCCTCTACCATGGCCACCGTTCTGGGCACGATCGCCGCCTATGTTCTGGTGCGCGGCGGGCGGTTTATGGGGCGGACGCTGTTTTCCGGCATGATCTATGCACCGCTGGTGATGCCTGAGGTTATTACCGGTCTGTCGCTGCTGCTGCTGTTCATCGGCATCGGCCTGGATCGCGGCGTGTTCACCATCGTTCTGGCGCACACCACGTTTTCCATGTGCTATGTCTCGGTGGTGGTGTCCTCCCGTCTGGTGAGCTTCGACCGCTCGCTGGAGGAAGCGGCGCTGGATCTGGGTTGCTCCCCGGCGGAGGCCTTCCGCTTGGTGACCCTGCCGATCATTGCGCCTGCGGTGATTTCGGGGTGGCTCTTGGCCTTTACCCTGTCGCTGGATGACCTGGTAATCGCCTCGTTCACCGCCGGTCCCTCGGCCACCACCCTGCCGATCAAGATCTTTTCCGCCGTGCGCCTGGGCGTCAGCCCCGAGATCAACGCGCTGTCGACCATCATGATCAGCATCGTCACCGTGGGCGTCATCACCGCATCGCTGGTAACCAAACACCAGGTGGCCCGCCAGAGACGGGAGGAACAGGCTGCGGTGCGCGCCTGA